One Deltaproteobacteria bacterium genomic window, ATCACTGGGATGAGCTGAAGATCGGCCCCGGAGCTACACCCTTCCGGACGGACCAGGGGTGGCTGAATATCTACCACGGGGTCTACCGGACCATGTCGGGAGCGGTTTACCGGTTAGGCGTGGCGCTGCACGACCTGGAGGATCCATCCAGGATAATCGGCATCTCCGATGACTGGATACTGGAACCGGAAGATCCCTGGGAGACCGTCGGCTATGTTCCCAATGTCGTGTTCACCTGCGGCGCCGTCCCGGAAGAGGACGGTACGGTAAAGATTTATTGGGGAGGGGCCGACACCGTCATGTGTGCCGGGTCCGCCCGAATCACGGACCTTGTGGAGATGTGCCTCAACCATTCAAGGGCACCCTATTAAAGGAACATACGATGCATCAGGAATCTCTGCGGATCAGAAGAAAGAAAAAACGGATCGAGTCAAAATCGTCCAGGGTGATCACCAAATTCTTCATGCCCGGCAGTCGGGAACAGATCGGTCATATGATTGATCGCGTACTGGGTCTCTCGGAAGAGGAAGTCAAGCAGAACCTGAACCGGGTCATTGCCGACTTTTCCACACGCCACAAGAACATCCGGCAAGTGTTCGACAGGAACTATCATGCCGTCAAAGATTATCTCCCGAACGGCAAAGAGATCTCCGGCGAAAGGCGGTGCTTGATCGGGTCTTTTTTTACCCATGAATACTCGATACAGGCGGCCGCCTTTTTTAATCCCTCCATCGTGGCACATCCGGACCAGAGCAATCTGCACCCGGGATCCATTCGGGTGATCCTGAGTTTTCGTTCCACCGGCGAAGGGCATATCTCTTCCATTGAATTTAGAAGCGGCATTCTGGACGAAACGAATAACATGCACTTTGACGAAGTAGGCCGCTTTGTGGAGACCCCGGAAGTCATCAACAACCCGACGTATGACAAATACGTCTTTCAATTAAAGCTGGAAGATATGGGGTCGAAGAACAACGTCTCCGAAGAAATCCTGAAGGACCTGCCCGACAGGTTTTCCTTTGTTGAACTGCAAACCGCGATCCGGAAGAAGACCCATACCTGGTATGAAGAACCGCCTGCTTTACTCCATGAGACGACAGAGAAGATGCTCTGGCTTGCCGGATCCAATTATGCATTACGATTCAGAAAGGACCGGAGGATCTCGGAGAAAGTCATCTTTCCGGTCTCCGAAAACGAAAGCCGGGGAATTGAGGATGCACGGTTCGTTCGCTTCTGCGATGATCGAGGATCTGCCACATATTATGCAACCTACACCGCCTACAACGGTTTCGATATCCTTCCGATGCTTCTGGAAACCCGGGATTTTGACAACTTTAAAATCAGGACCCTCAACGGCAAGGCGGTACAGAACAAGGGAATGGCTCTCTTCCCGAGAAAAATCAATGGGAAATATATGATGATCTCCCGTCAGGATGGAGAAAATATCTATATCATGTCTTCGGATAACCTGCATTTCTGGCACGAAGCCCAACTCCTTCAGAAACCGGAATACCCATGGGAATTCATACAGATCGGGAACTGCGGTTCTCCCCTTGAGACCGAGTCGGGATGGATCCTGTTGACCCACGGCGTCGGCCCTATGAGAAAATACTGCATCGGAGCCTGTCTGCTGGACCTGGAAGACCCGACAAAGGTAATCGGCCGCCTGTCCGAACCGCTTCTTTCTCCCACGGAAGAAGAGCGGGAAGGTTATGTACCGAACGTGCTGTATACCTGCGGCGCCATCATTCACAACAAGGAATTGGTTATTCCCTATTCCATGTCGGATACCTCGTCGGGAATTGCGGTTGTTTCGGTTAAGAATTTGCTGTCCCGGATGCTGGACAGATAACAATCCAGTACAGGAGGAACCATTGAAAAAAATAGCAATCATCGGTAATTATCTTCCCCGTCAGTGCGGAATTGCAACCTTTACCAGCGATCTGTGTGACGCACTTGCAGGACATATAAAAAAAAGCGATGAACACCTGATCGTCGTTGCCATGGATGATGTGGAAGAAGGGTATGACTATCCGGGCCGTGTCAAGTTCCAGATTCGGGCAAATGTCCAGCGTGACTATATCCGCGCCGCCGATTTTCTGAATGTCCACAAGTTCGACATTGCCGTCCTTCAGCATGAATTCGGGATTTTTGGGGGAAGGGACGGAGCCTACATTATCAGTTTAATCAAGAACCTGAGAATGCCGGTGATAACAACTTTGCATACCGTGCTCCAGAATCCTTCCGACGGACAGCGTATCATCATGCAGGAACTGGCAAAATATTCCGAATCCTTTGTGGTCATGGCTCACAAAGCCCATTCGATTCTGCAGGAAGTATACGGCATCGACAATTCAAAAATAGCATTCATCCCGCATGGAATCCCGGATACCCCTCTCGAACGTTCCGACACATTTCGCAGGCAAATCGGGTTAAAAGAGAAAAAAATTCTTTTAACCTTCGGTCTGCTGAGTCCGGGGAAAGGCATTGACATAATGATTCAGGCTTTGCCTGAAATTATCGAACGCCACCCCGAGGCAGTCTATATTGTTTTGGGCGAGATCCACCCCTATATCGTGAAGGAGTCCGGGGATTCCTATCTTCAGGGCCTTTACCAGATTGTCAACCGGCTCGGTGTCAACGATCATGTGTTGTTCCGAAACCGTTTTGTCGGCCTGAAACCGTTGATGCAATACGTCCGGGCCACTGATATTTATATCACACCCTACGTCAATGAGCAGCAGATCGTATCCGGCACGCTTGCCTATGCCGTGGGCATGGGGACCCCTGTTGTTTCCACCCCCTACTGGTATGCACAAGAACTGCTGGCCGACGGGAGAGGACGCCTTGTTCCTTTCAACGACCCACACGCCATCGCGGAAGCCGTCAACCATTTGCTGGATCACGAGGAAGAACGAATGGAGACACGCAAAAAGTGTTACCAATTCGGTCGGTCAATGATCTGGGAGGAAGTGGGCCGAAGCTATCTTCAACTAACCGGCAAGGTACTCAAGCAGACCTATGACCGGGCCATACAACAATTTACGGAAAGACCGGATGCCCGAATCGTCAGTGAACTTCCCGACATCAACTTGCAACATTTGAGAATCATGACCGACACCACGGGGATGCTCCAGCACGCAAAATATTCCATCCCCGACCGTACCCACGGCTACTGCGTAGACGATAATGCCAGAGCACTCATTGCGGTCTGTCTGTACTACTCCCTGCGCAAGGATAAAGGCATGGTCCCCTTGATCCAGACCTACCTTTCTTTCATGAATGACTCTTTTAATCCGGAGAACGGACGCTTCCGGAACTTCATGTCCTATGACAGACGATGGCTCGAAGAGATTGGAAGCGAAGATTCCCATGGCCGGTCCATCTGGGGGCTGGGTACCACCGTAAAATATGCACCGAGTGACTCGATTCTGAAAATGGCCGCAGGCCTTTTTTCGGACGGATTGCCTGCCGTCGAAAACTTCATATCACCCCGGGCATGGGCCTTTACCATTGTCGGTCTGCAAGCCTATATGGAAATCTTCGGCGGGGATGCAACGGCCCGCCGGTTGCGTACGGATCTTGGGGGGAAACTATTTAACCTCTTCCAGGAAAGGGCCTCGGAGGACTGGCCGTGGTGTGAAGATCAGGTAACCTATGCCAATGCCAAATTGCCCCATGCACTGATCCTCGCCGGCCAATGGATACCAAACCCGGAAATGTTCGCAATGGGAATCAAAAGCCTGAAGTGGCTGCTCGCCAGACAGACGGCACCGGATGGTCACCTCTCCATCATCGGGAATTCCGATTGGCACAACCGGAAAGGCGATTCATCGACCTTTGATCAACAACCGATCGAGGCGATGTCTCTGATAGAAGCCTGCGCCGAGGCCTTTCGTGCCACTGGAGAGAGGACGTGGATCGAAGAGGGACAGCGGTGCCTCACCTGGTTTCTGGGACGAAACGATCTGAATGCACAGATCTATGATTTTGAAACAGGAGGCTGCTGTGACGGGATTCAGCCTACCGGCGTGAACGCGAATCAGGGCGCAGAGTCCACCCTTTCCTGGCTTATTTCCCTCCTCACCATGTATAAAATCCTTGAACAGGAAGTCCTCGTTCGCAAATAAGAAAAGAGGAAAGGATCTACATAAAAGACTGGTTCAAAGATCAAGCCACACGAATATTTTGCTTGACAGGAGTCGATCAAAGATGTTAGCGTGGCTTATTAATTAACGCTGTTCCTGGTAAAAAACGAATATTCGAAAGCCCCGGAATGCATCCGGGGTTTTTTTTATGGGAACAAGAAAGAAGGAGTTTTATGGATTTCAACGTATTTGATTTACACCCCAAGGTCAAAGCCGGTGTCACAGCGGAAGGTTTTGTCACCCCCACACCGATCCAGGCAGAAGCCATCCCCAAGGTTTTACAGGGGCACGACGTCATGGGTCTGGCACAAACCGGCACAGGCAAGACAGCCGCCTTCGTCCTCCCCATTCTGCACCGACTGATGGAAGGCAAACGGAGATGTGTCCGAGCCCTGATCGTCACCCCTACCCGTGAGCTGGCCGAGCAGACACATGAGGCCATCGGGAAATTCGGGGCCGGGACCGGCATCCGGAGCGTAACCGTTTATGGAGGTGTGGGCATTCATCCACAGGCACAAAAACTTCGGCAGGGCCCTGAGATCGTTGTCGCCTGTCCCGGCAGAATTCTGGACCATATCGGACGGGGAACGATTGATCTCCGCCATGTGGACGTCCTGGTCCTTGACGAGGCGGATCATATGTTCGACATGGGTTTTCTCCCGGACATCCGGAAAATACTAAAGAATCTTCCCCGGAAACGCCAGACCCTGCTTTTCTCGGCCACCATGCCGAAGGTCATCCGGCATCTTGCGCAGGATGTCTTGACGGATCCGGTAACCGTTCAGGTAGGAACCACCGCCCCGGCAGTCACGGTTCATCATGCGGTCTACCCGGTCGAACCGCACCTTAAGACCCGTCTCCTGTTGGAACTGTTACGCAGTACCGACACCGAATCTGTGCTGGTCTTCACCCGCACCAAGCATCGAGCCAAGCGACTGGGAGAACAACTCACCAAAGCGGGCTACCGGGCGACCTCGTTGCAGGGCAACCTGTCGCAGTCACGACGCCAGGCCGCACTGGAGGGCTTTCGACGGGGCAAGTTCCAGATCCTCGTTGCAACCGATATCGCCGCCCGCGGGATCGACGTGGCCCGGATCTCACACGTCATCAACTACGACATCCCCAACACCACCGAAGCCTATATCCACCGCATCGGCCGGACAGGCCGGGTGGCGCGGAGTGGTGATGCTTATACGCTGGTAACGGGGGAGGACAAAAATATGGTACGATCCATTGAGCGGATTCTGAACCGCCCGATCGATCGCCGCACCGTAGCTGACTTTGATTACAAAGCTCGCAAAACGGGCAAGACAGATCGACCGGTTCAAAAACCGGTTCGAGGCGGCAAAAGGACCTGGAACCGAACAAGAAGTGAACAGACATCTTTCAGCATGCCTCACCCGTCATAGATCCGTAAGTCTTTATGATCTCAAAAGCTTGATGAAGTCGTAAAAAGTTGTTTTCCGGATTCCGTTCATGGTTCGGCAAGCTTCCGAGTATGGTGAGCTTGCCGAACCACATGCTCGGAAGCTCGCCGAACCACACGAACGGGATATCAATAACTTACACCGTTCGTCCTGAGCGGGCCTGTGCTGAGTTTATCGAAGCATCGAAGGACCTGTCCTGAACCGGCTGAAGGGTCGAAAGGCTTTGTGACTTTTTACGAGACCATCAAGCTTCACGGGATCCTCTTTACATGACATGGCAGGCCAGACAGAGATCGGTCTCCCTCGGCCCCACCGTCAGGCTGCCCCATTCCGCCAGGCAGCCATCAGCGGCATTGTCGCTAAATTCCGCGTCCACGATTCTCTCCGGATCAAGCACCCCCGGACGGAGTTTATGACAGGAGATACAGGTTACCTTTCCCTCCTCCAGACGGACATCCTGAGGCAAGGCATCGGAAGGTGTGTAATGATTCGGTTTTGCAAGGGCATAACGGTCGTAACTCATTCCGATGGGGTGATTGACCGTCTGGTGCCCCCGGTACTGTATCGGGGTCCCGACTTCCCGGACGACGATCAGACTGGCCGTCGCGCCATCATGACAGGCGATACATTGAGCCGAAACGCCGCCAGGGGGAACAACAGGGGCCGATGGAGCCACGCCATAGGCTTCAGCATCCGTTCCTACAATAAATTTCCGAAAAGCATCTGCAAAACGTCCGGCGTATGCCGTCTCAACGAACATCAGCACCAACGTTAAGAAAACCAAGAGGACTTTGTGGAGTTTCATGCTTCTTCCCTCCCTCCCAGTCCGGAAACAAAGGAACGAAAGAGGGGGAAGCGCCGTACGGGCGAGGACAAAAAAAGACCTGTCCCGGATCGGAAACAGGTCTTTTTCTCCCGTAATACTTCATCGGTCTCTCCGGCAGCCCCTCTACCGTAACCTTTCGGTCCCAGGCAGGTAGCTTTGCGCCCTGCACCTTTCGGAGCAGGTTGCCATTGTCACGAAACATCTTCTCTATCCAGAACTATCGGATGAGACAGCGTAAAACTTTAGCTTTTTTTAAAAGGGGTCATTAAAAGGGGTCAAGTCTGCTCTTGGGTCATTAAAAGGGGTCAAGTCTGCTCTTGGGTCACCTTACGAAAAATT contains:
- a CDS encoding DEAD/DEAH box helicase, giving the protein MDFNVFDLHPKVKAGVTAEGFVTPTPIQAEAIPKVLQGHDVMGLAQTGTGKTAAFVLPILHRLMEGKRRCVRALIVTPTRELAEQTHEAIGKFGAGTGIRSVTVYGGVGIHPQAQKLRQGPEIVVACPGRILDHIGRGTIDLRHVDVLVLDEADHMFDMGFLPDIRKILKNLPRKRQTLLFSATMPKVIRHLAQDVLTDPVTVQVGTTAPAVTVHHAVYPVEPHLKTRLLLELLRSTDTESVLVFTRTKHRAKRLGEQLTKAGYRATSLQGNLSQSRRQAALEGFRRGKFQILVATDIAARGIDVARISHVINYDIPNTTEAYIHRIGRTGRVARSGDAYTLVTGEDKNMVRSIERILNRPIDRRTVADFDYKARKTGKTDRPVQKPVRGGKRTWNRTRSEQTSFSMPHPS
- a CDS encoding glycosyltransferase; amino-acid sequence: MCCPGCWTDNNPVQEEPLKKIAIIGNYLPRQCGIATFTSDLCDALAGHIKKSDEHLIVVAMDDVEEGYDYPGRVKFQIRANVQRDYIRAADFLNVHKFDIAVLQHEFGIFGGRDGAYIISLIKNLRMPVITTLHTVLQNPSDGQRIIMQELAKYSESFVVMAHKAHSILQEVYGIDNSKIAFIPHGIPDTPLERSDTFRRQIGLKEKKILLTFGLLSPGKGIDIMIQALPEIIERHPEAVYIVLGEIHPYIVKESGDSYLQGLYQIVNRLGVNDHVLFRNRFVGLKPLMQYVRATDIYITPYVNEQQIVSGTLAYAVGMGTPVVSTPYWYAQELLADGRGRLVPFNDPHAIAEAVNHLLDHEEERMETRKKCYQFGRSMIWEEVGRSYLQLTGKVLKQTYDRAIQQFTERPDARIVSELPDINLQHLRIMTDTTGMLQHAKYSIPDRTHGYCVDDNARALIAVCLYYSLRKDKGMVPLIQTYLSFMNDSFNPENGRFRNFMSYDRRWLEEIGSEDSHGRSIWGLGTTVKYAPSDSILKMAAGLFSDGLPAVENFISPRAWAFTIVGLQAYMEIFGGDATARRLRTDLGGKLFNLFQERASEDWPWCEDQVTYANAKLPHALILAGQWIPNPEMFAMGIKSLKWLLARQTAPDGHLSIIGNSDWHNRKGDSSTFDQQPIEAMSLIEACAEAFRATGERTWIEEGQRCLTWFLGRNDLNAQIYDFETGGCCDGIQPTGVNANQGAESTLSWLISLLTMYKILEQEVLVRK
- a CDS encoding glycosidase — its product is MHQESLRIRRKKKRIESKSSRVITKFFMPGSREQIGHMIDRVLGLSEEEVKQNLNRVIADFSTRHKNIRQVFDRNYHAVKDYLPNGKEISGERRCLIGSFFTHEYSIQAAAFFNPSIVAHPDQSNLHPGSIRVILSFRSTGEGHISSIEFRSGILDETNNMHFDEVGRFVETPEVINNPTYDKYVFQLKLEDMGSKNNVSEEILKDLPDRFSFVELQTAIRKKTHTWYEEPPALLHETTEKMLWLAGSNYALRFRKDRRISEKVIFPVSENESRGIEDARFVRFCDDRGSATYYATYTAYNGFDILPMLLETRDFDNFKIRTLNGKAVQNKGMALFPRKINGKYMMISRQDGENIYIMSSDNLHFWHEAQLLQKPEYPWEFIQIGNCGSPLETESGWILLTHGVGPMRKYCIGACLLDLEDPTKVIGRLSEPLLSPTEEEREGYVPNVLYTCGAIIHNKELVIPYSMSDTSSGIAVVSVKNLLSRMLDR